The following are encoded in a window of Caldicellulosiruptor danielii genomic DNA:
- a CDS encoding FmdB family zinc ribbon protein, producing MPFYDLRCKECGEEFNVRASIKERENKEIECPNCHSRELEAVFKSVNIISSSKSSDSGFSCTSGCCGGSCGF from the coding sequence ATGCCATTTTATGATTTGAGATGCAAAGAGTGCGGTGAAGAGTTCAATGTTAGGGCATCTATAAAAGAGAGGGAAAACAAAGAAATTGAATGTCCAAACTGTCACAGCCGTGAGCTTGAAGCGGTTTTTAAAAGCGTGAATATCATCTCATCTTCAAAATCCTCTGACAGCGGATTTTCTTGTACAAGTGGTTGCTGCGGAGGCTCTTGCGGTTTTTAA
- a CDS encoding DUF6036 family nucleotidyltransferase — translation MHEREELISLLKDAEKVAKALEIRPFSLYLLGGCACILGEYLDRATRDFDILDLNYPSEIGKVLRFLGDFDLLEYESTPIAPSFKERSKRLDGFDYLSVYILSKEDIVVSKIIRFDEKDIEDIDKLMPSCNKELINKIIEEILNRKDFFEIKKKRFSENLKTFRVRYNV, via the coding sequence ATGCATGAAAGAGAAGAACTTATCAGCCTTTTAAAAGATGCCGAAAAAGTTGCAAAAGCTCTGGAAATAAGACCTTTTTCGTTGTACCTTTTAGGCGGGTGTGCATGTATTTTAGGTGAATATTTAGATAGAGCTACACGTGATTTTGATATTTTAGATTTGAACTATCCTTCTGAAATTGGAAAAGTCCTTAGGTTTCTTGGAGATTTTGACCTTCTCGAATATGAAAGCACTCCAATAGCTCCATCATTCAAAGAAAGATCAAAAAGACTTGATGGGTTTGACTATTTGAGCGTTTATATACTTTCAAAAGAAGATATAGTGGTGAGCAAAATTATTAGGTTTGATGAAAAAGATATTGAAGATATTGACAAATTAATGCCTTCATGCAATAAGGAATTAATTAATAAAATCATCGAAGAAATCTTAAACAGGAAAGACTTTTTTGAAATAAAGAAAAAGAGGTTTTCAGAAAACCTCAAAACTTTTAGGGTGAGATACAATGTATAG
- a CDS encoding NAD(P)/FAD-dependent oxidoreductase, with product MIVLKYTLYGYNNVGVMLKMIYDCAVIGAGPAGLSAAINLAQTNRSVVVFATKEEDSSIYRAPEVKNYLGFHDMSGKELLQAFYNHAKKMGIEIVHKKVINFYKSGDIFTINANNEFFEAYSVILAIGTPKKTLLENEAEFVGRGISYCAVCDGMLYKGRTIAVIGEAIEAEEEAEYLSELAKKLYYVPLYKKNEFHFKDNVEVILSRPKGVYGEDFVNALELEDRILNVDGIFIIRKTMPADQLIYGLEFTEDGHIKVDNKMQTSIEGLFAAGDCTGRPYQVAKAVGEGQIAGLSASTYVKRIKEGAEKKD from the coding sequence ATGATAGTTTTAAAATATACCCTGTATGGGTATAATAATGTAGGGGTGATGTTGAAGATGATTTATGATTGTGCGGTGATTGGAGCAGGGCCGGCAGGCTTATCTGCTGCTATAAATCTTGCTCAGACAAACAGAAGTGTTGTTGTGTTTGCAACAAAGGAAGAAGACTCAAGTATTTACAGAGCACCTGAGGTGAAAAACTATCTTGGGTTTCATGATATGTCCGGAAAAGAGCTTTTGCAGGCGTTTTATAACCATGCCAAAAAGATGGGCATTGAGATTGTACACAAGAAGGTTATAAACTTCTACAAATCAGGTGACATTTTTACCATAAATGCAAACAACGAGTTTTTTGAGGCATATTCTGTCATTTTAGCAATCGGTACACCAAAGAAAACTTTATTGGAAAATGAGGCTGAGTTTGTAGGTAGAGGAATTTCTTACTGTGCTGTTTGCGATGGGATGCTGTACAAGGGAAGAACCATCGCAGTTATTGGAGAGGCTATTGAAGCTGAAGAAGAAGCTGAGTACTTGTCTGAGCTTGCAAAAAAACTTTATTACGTGCCACTTTACAAAAAGAATGAATTTCATTTTAAAGACAATGTTGAAGTTATCTTATCACGCCCAAAAGGCGTTTATGGGGAAGACTTTGTAAATGCATTAGAACTTGAAGACAGGATATTGAATGTTGACGGAATATTTATAATAAGAAAGACAATGCCGGCTGACCAGCTAATTTACGGACTTGAGTTTACAGAAGACGGACACATAAAAGTTGACAACAAGATGCAAACTTCAATTGAAGGGCTTTTTGCAGCAGGAGACTGTACAGGACGTCCTTATCAGGTTGCAAAGGCAGTTGGAGAAGGACAGATTGCAGGTCTTTCTGCTTCAACCTATGTAAAGAGAATAAAAGAAGGTGCAGAGAAAAAGGACTGA
- a CDS encoding cyclic-di-AMP receptor: MKLVLAIVSEVDKNKVNLALIENGVPVTIIHSTGGFLNRGTVTFMIGAEDDRLDEVIELIKKNVSERKEVSKSTLPPALQSLFFVSKQKIEQGGAVIFVLDIENFLKV; this comes from the coding sequence ATGAAATTAGTTTTGGCTATTGTGTCAGAAGTTGACAAAAACAAGGTAAACCTTGCGCTTATTGAAAATGGTGTTCCTGTAACAATTATTCATTCAACGGGCGGATTTTTGAACAGGGGTACTGTTACATTCATGATAGGTGCTGAAGATGATAGGCTTGACGAGGTGATTGAGCTTATAAAAAAGAATGTCTCAGAAAGGAAAGAGGTTTCAAAGTCTACTTTGCCACCTGCTCTTCAGAGTCTGTTTTTTGTGAGCAAGCAGAAGATTGAACAGGGTGGAGCGGTGATTTTTGTTTTGGACATTGAAAACTTCTTGAAAGTTTGA
- a CDS encoding ABC transporter ATP-binding protein, translated as MLEIVDLHVEVGSKEILKGVSLTIPDGETHILFGPNGSGKTTLMMSIMGLPKYKITSGKIIFNGIDITYMPTHERAKLGIGMMFQKPPAIRGVELQKLSEIIKSIRHTDADIQEYAKILNLGEHLSREVNYGFSGGEMKRSELLQLLCQKPSLVLLDEPESGVDLDNITLLGNVIKKLLKGEKVRKRHTSGLIVTHTGYILEYVNADKGHILMDGKLVCSGSAEDLFEEIRQNGFGRCENCLQDTM; from the coding sequence ATGCTTGAAATCGTTGACCTTCACGTTGAAGTTGGCTCAAAAGAGATTTTAAAAGGTGTTTCGCTCACAATCCCTGATGGAGAGACACACATTTTGTTTGGTCCAAATGGAAGTGGAAAGACAACACTTATGATGAGCATAATGGGGCTTCCAAAATACAAAATAACGTCAGGCAAGATAATTTTCAATGGCATTGACATCACATACATGCCAACACATGAGAGAGCAAAACTCGGGATTGGAATGATGTTCCAAAAACCACCGGCAATAAGAGGTGTTGAGCTTCAAAAACTATCTGAGATTATAAAGTCTATAAGACATACTGATGCTGATATCCAAGAATATGCAAAAATTTTAAATTTAGGAGAGCATCTATCAAGAGAAGTAAACTATGGGTTTTCTGGCGGTGAGATGAAAAGGTCTGAGCTTTTGCAGCTGTTGTGTCAAAAACCAAGCCTTGTACTTTTAGATGAGCCAGAGTCAGGTGTTGACCTTGACAATATAACCCTTTTGGGAAATGTAATAAAAAAGCTTTTAAAAGGCGAAAAAGTTAGGAAGCGACACACCTCCGGCCTGATTGTCACACACACAGGGTATATTTTGGAATATGTTAATGCAGACAAAGGACACATTCTGATGGATGGAAAGCTTGTATGTTCAGGTTCTGCAGAAGACCTCTTTGAAGAGATAAGACAAAACGGGTTTGGGAGGTGTGAAAATTGTTTGCAAGACACTATGTAG
- a CDS encoding SufB/SufD family protein: MFARHYVDEKILELAKSALNKKASFGTDIDLSQFEEAEEKDQISELSKLPEEIQKTILNAGIEVSEEGRSASFLQLDHSVVYRRLQQRYQGQLEILDINEALEKYPEVREKYFWKAVKPDRDKYTAFSATHPVHGYFIRVFKGQKVEKPIQACLLLQENARIQNVHNIVILEEGAEVQIINGCATAPKVKEGLHIGISEFYLEKGSRLTFTMVHNWAEDFYVRPRGVTVVEDDAVFISNYVLLKPVKSIQSFPIAILKGKNSVASFNSLLYGLKDSEIDMGSHIILEGENSSGQAISRAIVKDSAKIYSRGILEARQNLSKAHLDCRGILLSSTGMMYAVPELLSAGAPQSHLSHEAAIGPIAEEEVEYLMARGLSKDEAISLITQGFMDVKILGLPKQLENYIQELILQTQEENM, from the coding sequence TTGTTTGCAAGACACTATGTAGATGAAAAGATTTTGGAGCTTGCAAAGTCAGCTTTAAATAAAAAAGCCTCTTTTGGCACAGACATTGACCTTTCCCAGTTTGAAGAGGCAGAGGAAAAAGACCAGATTTCAGAACTTTCTAAACTTCCAGAAGAGATTCAAAAAACAATCCTAAATGCTGGAATAGAAGTATCTGAAGAAGGTCGGTCGGCAAGCTTTTTGCAACTTGATCACTCTGTTGTATACAGACGGCTTCAACAAAGGTACCAAGGCCAGCTTGAGATTCTTGATATAAATGAAGCTTTGGAAAAGTATCCAGAGGTTCGTGAAAAATATTTCTGGAAAGCGGTAAAGCCTGACAGGGACAAATACACAGCATTTTCGGCAACACACCCTGTTCATGGGTATTTTATAAGAGTGTTCAAAGGGCAGAAGGTTGAAAAACCAATACAGGCATGCTTACTTTTACAAGAAAATGCAAGGATACAAAACGTGCACAACATCGTCATCTTGGAAGAAGGAGCAGAGGTTCAGATAATAAACGGGTGTGCAACGGCGCCAAAGGTAAAAGAAGGACTTCATATTGGAATTTCTGAGTTTTATCTTGAAAAGGGAAGCAGGCTAACATTCACAATGGTTCACAACTGGGCAGAGGATTTTTATGTAAGACCAAGGGGAGTGACGGTTGTTGAGGATGATGCTGTGTTTATTTCAAACTATGTTCTTTTAAAACCTGTGAAATCCATACAATCGTTCCCCATTGCAATCTTGAAAGGTAAAAACTCGGTTGCGTCCTTTAACTCGCTCTTGTATGGGCTAAAAGATTCTGAGATTGACATGGGATCACATATAATATTGGAAGGTGAAAATTCAAGCGGTCAAGCAATATCAAGGGCAATTGTAAAAGACAGCGCTAAGATTTACTCACGCGGAATTTTAGAGGCACGTCAAAACCTCTCAAAAGCGCACCTTGACTGCCGCGGAATACTTCTATCAAGCACTGGAATGATGTATGCTGTGCCAGAGCTACTGTCAGCCGGTGCGCCACAGAGCCACCTTTCACATGAGGCTGCAATTGGTCCTATTGCCGAAGAAGAGGTAGAATACCTGATGGCAAGAGGACTTTCAAAAGACGAGGCAATATCTCTTATAACCCAAGGGTTTATGGATGTAAAAATACTTGGGCTTCCAAAACAGCTTGAAAATTATATTCAGGAGCTTATTTTGCAGACCCAGGAGGAGAATATGTAA
- a CDS encoding ABC transporter permease encodes MEKFLLSCKMAIQSIFLNRLRSFLTLLGVVIGVGAVVAAVGLAEGTTAGITKEIEKLGTNLVYVFINPASKSEDVSVDEFLKFARKNNDVILSVSPYVQYPAQALFRGKKEECQIIGATAEYMMIQNLALSKGRFISPVDSDFRQKVTVIGSRIQKKLFDNQNPVGQEINVNGQVFKVVGVLTEEQGGRDNTVDDSVIVPLFALSSMSTENYALVKNFLVRTVSADKNNEVKKRIKAYLSNIIKKQENYSVYDMSELMSALNRITYLLMIILGGIATISLVVGGIGIMNIMLVSVTERTREIGIRKAIGAKRSDIRVQFLIESMVITGVGGIIGILLGFFIIAVGISRIPGVEPVYSLKWAFVAFGISVLIGVIFGMLPAEKAARLNPIEALRYE; translated from the coding sequence ATGGAAAAGTTTTTGCTTTCTTGTAAGATGGCAATCCAGAGCATTTTTCTAAACAGGCTAAGGTCGTTTTTAACTCTTCTTGGTGTTGTTATAGGTGTTGGAGCGGTAGTTGCGGCTGTGGGGCTGGCTGAGGGCACCACAGCTGGTATTACAAAAGAGATAGAAAAGCTTGGTACAAACCTTGTGTATGTTTTTATAAATCCCGCTTCAAAGAGCGAAGATGTTTCGGTTGATGAATTTTTAAAGTTTGCAAGAAAAAATAACGATGTTATCCTGAGTGTAAGCCCTTATGTTCAATATCCTGCTCAGGCACTTTTCAGAGGTAAAAAAGAGGAGTGCCAGATTATTGGTGCAACAGCCGAGTATATGATGATACAAAACCTTGCACTTTCGAAAGGAAGGTTTATAAGCCCAGTTGATAGTGATTTTAGACAAAAAGTTACTGTGATAGGCTCAAGAATTCAAAAAAAGCTATTTGATAATCAAAATCCAGTAGGACAAGAGATAAACGTAAATGGTCAAGTTTTTAAGGTAGTTGGAGTTTTGACAGAAGAGCAGGGAGGTAGAGACAACACTGTTGATGATAGTGTCATAGTGCCTTTATTTGCACTAAGCAGTATGTCCACAGAGAACTATGCGCTTGTAAAAAATTTTCTGGTGCGCACAGTTTCTGCTGATAAGAATAATGAGGTTAAAAAGAGAATCAAAGCATATTTGAGCAATATTATAAAAAAGCAAGAAAACTACTCAGTCTATGATATGTCAGAGCTTATGTCGGCTCTCAATCGAATAACATATCTTTTGATGATAATACTTGGTGGAATTGCAACAATCTCTCTTGTGGTGGGCGGCATTGGGATTATGAATATAATGCTTGTGTCTGTCACAGAGAGAACAAGAGAGATTGGAATTAGAAAGGCAATTGGAGCAAAGAGAAGCGATATCAGAGTTCAGTTTCTCATAGAGTCGATGGTAATAACAGGTGTTGGTGGTATAATTGGTATATTGCTTGGATTTTTTATAATTGCAGTGGGGATTTCAAGAATTCCTGGGGTTGAGCCTGTGTATTCGCTAAAGTGGGCTTTTGTGGCTTTTGGAATTTCGGTTTTGATAGGAGTAATTTTTGGAATGCTTCCGGCAGAAAAAGCTGCCCGCTTAAATCCTATAGAGGCGCTAAGATACGAATAA
- a CDS encoding efflux RND transporter periplasmic adaptor subunit, producing the protein MQNAKKGLKDWQKAVIVILLISVGFVLTLVFTMPSGVKKTTSSKPKTAKAKRIFIKQTLLVSGTIQSSTTRNVLSKVNGEVKKLFVKNGQFVKKGDIIALIDDNQASFKIESLKRQLLDLQLQKENLQRQLQNSILKSPQDGFVQNISAGEGMLASQGMQMMTIVDDSRMKLSVQFPAWCYGKVKRGQKVEVVVSDLMDSVGGVVESLGSRIYKNQDGAIVFDAKIVVSNKNSSLTEGMRANVSFMLSNGKKVTSLSEGILGAFSKKSIVSPVSGRIEKVFVENGQKVKTGDLLLKFVLDDIEMQMKQLDLKIEDMESQIKAAEDDLKNYKIFAPISGKIADLNFQEGDVVTAGQLICSVYDPKHLVISAQVEELDILKVKPGQKVNIKVDAVESTKNNPIEGYVAEISEKAQADSSSISKFVVKIEFENNSNIKIGMHAEAEIVLKSKEDALVVPVEAVHKEDGKYYVYVYTQKAKTSEKNKEPKASQKTDEYGLDSSYYKDAEKRQVKLGMTTDKYVEILDGLKEGEEVVLPKFDSEKQGQSLF; encoded by the coding sequence ATGCAGAATGCCAAAAAAGGACTTAAGGACTGGCAGAAAGCTGTTATTGTAATTTTACTTATATCAGTTGGTTTTGTTTTGACACTTGTTTTTACAATGCCATCCGGGGTTAAAAAAACTACCTCATCAAAGCCAAAAACTGCAAAAGCAAAGAGAATTTTTATAAAGCAAACACTTTTGGTATCCGGCACTATTCAAAGTAGCACCACAAGGAATGTTTTATCCAAAGTAAATGGTGAGGTTAAAAAACTTTTTGTCAAAAATGGGCAGTTTGTGAAAAAAGGCGATATAATAGCTCTGATAGATGATAATCAGGCATCTTTCAAAATAGAATCTTTGAAAAGACAGCTTCTTGATCTTCAACTTCAAAAAGAAAATCTTCAAAGACAGCTTCAAAACTCAATTTTAAAATCGCCACAGGATGGGTTTGTGCAAAACATTTCTGCCGGTGAAGGTATGCTTGCAAGCCAGGGGATGCAAATGATGACCATTGTTGATGACTCAAGAATGAAGCTAAGTGTCCAGTTTCCTGCCTGGTGCTATGGAAAGGTAAAAAGGGGACAGAAGGTAGAGGTTGTAGTATCTGACCTTATGGACAGTGTCGGTGGTGTTGTTGAAAGCTTGGGAAGCAGGATATATAAAAATCAGGATGGAGCAATAGTGTTTGATGCAAAGATAGTAGTTTCAAACAAAAATAGCAGTTTGACTGAAGGTATGAGGGCAAATGTAAGTTTTATGCTTTCAAATGGCAAAAAAGTGACATCACTTAGTGAAGGGATTTTGGGAGCATTTTCAAAAAAGAGCATTGTAAGCCCTGTTTCTGGCAGAATAGAAAAGGTTTTTGTTGAAAATGGACAGAAGGTAAAAACAGGCGATTTGCTTTTAAAATTTGTTTTGGATGATATTGAAATGCAAATGAAACAGCTTGATTTAAAAATAGAGGATATGGAATCCCAGATAAAAGCAGCCGAAGATGATTTGAAAAACTATAAAATTTTTGCACCAATTAGTGGCAAAATAGCTGATTTGAATTTCCAGGAAGGTGATGTTGTCACTGCCGGCCAGTTAATATGCTCGGTGTATGACCCGAAACACCTTGTGATAAGTGCTCAGGTGGAAGAGCTTGACATTTTGAAGGTAAAGCCTGGGCAGAAGGTTAACATAAAGGTTGATGCGGTGGAAAGCACCAAGAATAACCCTATAGAAGGGTATGTTGCAGAGATTTCCGAAAAGGCTCAAGCAGATAGTAGCAGCATCTCAAAGTTTGTTGTTAAAATAGAATTTGAAAATAACAGCAATATAAAAATTGGGATGCATGCAGAGGCAGAAATTGTTTTAAAGTCCAAAGAAGATGCACTGGTTGTACCAGTTGAAGCAGTGCATAAAGAAGATGGAAAATATTATGTGTATGTTTACACACAAAAAGCTAAAACTTCTGAGAAAAACAAAGAACCAAAAGCCAGCCAGAAAACAGATGAATACGGACTTGACAGCTCTTACTATAAAGATGCAGAAAAAAGACAGGTCAAACTTGGAATGACCACTGATAAGTACGTAGAAATCTTAGATGGGCTTAAAGAAGGCGAAGAAGTAGTTCTTCCAAAGTTTGATAGCGAAAAACAGGGTCAGAGTCTTTTTTAG
- a CDS encoding Yip1 family protein, whose product MEYLKPSNLLNLIISPTKVFQKIKEKPDFLVLLIFIPLIAGLSMLFLPKISDEAILEYIKKITEDPQVQEATLKTLKFTKSPIYLAGTTFLHYLISFLIASFVLLIIVRLAGGEIDYRRSLTIVAVANLVMIPYFIFYVIYVRSTNLNMLDVKMDFKYFVSTYLNVFAIWRYVLIGIGVFAVCELSKLKSAIVTLIYSVVTLIMPIISIVVNNFTKFRGS is encoded by the coding sequence ATGGAGTATTTAAAACCTTCGAATCTTTTAAATCTTATTATATCACCAACAAAGGTTTTTCAAAAAATTAAAGAAAAACCGGATTTTTTAGTTTTGTTAATTTTCATACCATTGATAGCAGGACTGTCTATGCTGTTTTTGCCAAAAATCTCAGATGAAGCTATATTAGAGTATATAAAAAAAATAACTGAAGACCCTCAGGTACAGGAAGCTACTTTAAAAACTTTGAAATTCACAAAATCACCTATCTATTTGGCAGGAACGACATTTTTACATTACCTTATTTCTTTTTTAATTGCCTCCTTTGTTTTACTCATAATTGTCAGGCTTGCAGGTGGCGAGATTGATTACAGAAGATCACTTACAATTGTGGCAGTGGCAAACCTTGTAATGATTCCATATTTCATCTTCTATGTTATTTATGTCAGATCGACAAATCTGAACATGTTAGATGTTAAGATGGATTTTAAATATTTTGTAAGTACATACCTGAATGTATTTGCTATTTGGCGGTATGTTCTAATTGGCATTGGAGTATTTGCAGTCTGCGAACTGAGTAAATTAAAAAGTGCGATTGTTACACTTATCTATAGTGTAGTAACACTCATTATGCCGATAATTTCAATTGTTGTAAATAATTTTACAAAGTTTAGAGGCAGTTAA
- a CDS encoding ATP-binding cassette domain-containing protein — MAYLQIENLRYSYDGKKYILRDLNLSINKSEVIKIIGPNGSGKTTLLKILMGIIEDENLSYSAYLNGKQVRFSDIKFKFSYVPDKIYLLENLSGFKNIKFFSYIFNENEYTKKVYEFCGLLNIDIYLKQPISEYSAGMKQKLFIALMLAKNAELYLLDEPFNSLDKESKVALTNIIFEMKKQDKSFLIVSHSDDDKLMYDKIIDFGLLQKTIN; from the coding sequence ATGGCTTATCTGCAAATAGAAAATCTCAGATACAGCTATGATGGGAAGAAGTATATATTAAGAGATTTAAATTTGTCTATTAATAAGAGTGAAGTGATAAAAATTATAGGACCGAATGGAAGTGGAAAGACCACATTACTAAAAATTTTAATGGGAATTATTGAAGACGAAAATCTTTCTTACTCAGCATATTTGAATGGTAAACAAGTAAGATTTTCTGATATAAAATTCAAGTTTTCATATGTTCCTGATAAAATATATTTGCTTGAAAATCTTTCTGGCTTTAAAAATATAAAGTTTTTCTCATATATTTTTAATGAAAACGAGTACACTAAAAAAGTGTATGAATTTTGCGGTTTATTAAATATAGATATATATCTGAAACAACCTATTTCAGAATATTCAGCAGGAATGAAACAAAAATTGTTTATAGCCTTGATGCTGGCTAAAAATGCTGAATTGTATCTTTTGGATGAACCTTTTAATAGCTTAGATAAAGAAAGTAAAGTAGCTTTGACAAATATTATATTTGAAATGAAAAAACAGGATAAATCATTTTTAATTGTTTCGCATTCAGATGATGATAAGTTAATGTATGATAAAATTATTGACTTTGGACTTTTACAAAAAACAATTAATTAG
- a CDS encoding stage II sporulation protein M, which produces MQKEEKLKVVIIKTFKEIKPLFLISLMFYILALSIGIFIGYNKDIKINLTKLPFFKIFENNILTCLKTLLFGIISFGIGTTFYVIYNGITLGYILASVYNSYGWLPILRYILPHAIFEITGFLLFSSLGYYPLKVIYVISKNSMNQERHSYMYLRGILFLIFLATVLVACAAIIESLVSYYA; this is translated from the coding sequence ATGCAAAAGGAAGAAAAGTTAAAAGTAGTTATAATAAAAACTTTTAAAGAAATTAAACCTTTATTTTTAATATCACTTATGTTTTATATATTGGCTTTGAGTATAGGAATTTTTATAGGTTATAATAAGGATATTAAAATAAATTTAACTAAATTGCCGTTTTTTAAAATATTTGAAAATAATATATTAACTTGCTTAAAGACCTTACTTTTTGGTATTATATCATTTGGGATAGGGACAACGTTTTACGTTATATATAATGGAATTACTTTAGGCTATATTCTTGCAAGTGTTTATAATAGTTATGGGTGGCTACCAATTTTAAGATACATATTACCACATGCTATATTTGAGATTACCGGGTTTTTACTTTTTTCATCCTTAGGTTATTATCCTTTGAAAGTTATTTATGTAATTTCAAAAAATTCAATGAACCAAGAAAGACACTCATACATGTATTTAAGAGGAATTCTTTTTTTAATTTTTTTAGCAACTGTTCTTGTAGCTTGTGCCGCAATTATCGAATCTCTTGTATCTTATTACGCATAA